atatgaggcaattgaaacaccatggcttgggttaggcacaccttagtcttcaaggtgacatctctgcttttcaacagtttaaggaggtcttttgcagcagatttacccaatgcaatgcatcttctgatttcttgactgctgcttccatgggtgttgattatggatctaagtaaaatgaaatccttgacagctctggtcttttttttttcatttatcatgatgttgcttattggtccagttgtgaggatttttgttttctttatgttgaagtataatccatactgaaggctgtggtctttaatcttcatcagcaagtgcttcaagtcctcttcacttcagcaagcaaggatgtgtcatctgcataacgcaggttgttaatgagtcttcttccaatcctgatgccctgtttttcttcatataatccactttctcagattatttgctcagtatacagattgagtgagtatggtgaaagaatgaatacaaccctgatgtgcacctttattgactttaaatcacacagtatccccttattctgttcaaacgactgcctcttgatctatgtaaaggttcctcatgagcacaagtgttctggaattcccattcttcacaatgttatttataatttgttatgatccacacagtcgaatgcctttgcatagtcaagaaaacacaggtaaacatctttctggtattccctgctttcagccaggatccatctgacatcaacaatgatattcctcgttcctcatcctcttctgaatccagcctgaatttctggcagttccctgtcgatatactgctgcagtcgcttttgaatgatcttcagcaaaatttcacttgtgtgtgatattaatgatatcgtttgataatttctgtattctgttggatcacctttcttggaaataggcaggAAAACCGATctcttcagttggttggccaggtagctgtcttccaaatttcttggtatagaggagtgagtgcttccagcgctgcatctttttttgaaacatcttgattgatagtccgtcaattcctggagccttgttttttgccagtgctttcagtgcagcttggacttcttccttcagtaccatgggttcctgatcatatgctatctcctgaaatggttgaatgttgaccaattctttttggtatagtgactctgtgtattctttccaccttctttttatgcttcctgcatcattcaatatttcccccatagaatcctttaatattgcaactccagccttgaagtttttcttcagttctttcagcttgagaaatgctgaacatgctcttcccttttggttttctacctccagctctttgcacatgtcatttataGCActatgtcttctcgagccaccctttgaaatcttctgttcagctcttttacttcatcatttcttccttttgctttagctactcaatgttcaagagcaagtttcagagtcttttctgacatccactttggtcttttctttctttcctgtctttttaatgacctcttgctttcttcatgtatgatgcctttgatgtccttccacaacttgtctggtcttcggtcattagtgttcaatgcatcagatctgtccttgagatggtctctaaattcaggtgggatgtgctcaaggttatattttggctcttttggacttgatcaattttcttcagtttcaacctgaacttacGGATGAGCAATTTATTgtctgttccacattcggcccttggccttgttctgactgatgatattgagcttttccattgtctctttccacagatgtagtcaatttgattcctgtgtattctatctggtgaggtccacatgtatagtcgccatttatgttggtgaaaaaaggtatttgcaacgaagaagtcattggtcttgcaaagttctatcatgcgatcttcagtatcatttctatcaccaaggccatattttccaactaccagcactgcttctttgtctccaactttcacattccagtcaccagtaattatcagtgcatcccgattgtatgttcagtcaatttcggactgcagaaattggtagaaatcttcaaggAATGGAGGGGAAGAAATAGACTTCAGAGGAAGAAGGCCCAGACCAGGGTAACTGACCATGAGGTTGAGAAGAAATTTAAGATGActaacatttctttttcttttttttttaacatttctagCTTAGGTGGCCTTTGGGGCTGGTGAGAGCTGGGGGTGGGAAGCTGGTGGGGAATTTGGACAGACCGAGTACGGGATTTTGTAGGCCACCTGGAGGGAGGGGGTTCTGGTGCTAGGTCTACCAGGTGATGGGGGAAGAAAGACAAGGGGCAGCCATCTAGGGCGATTCCTAGGCTCCTGACCTGGGCAGTCAGTGGAGTCCTGCATCAACACTGGGACTGTAGGACGTGGCGGGACAAGTTTGTCCATGTACTAGAACTAAGCAGAAGGGGATAATGCAGGAAAAAGTATCCAGACACTCACTCTACCCTTTCCTCTGTCCTTCTCTGCAGGAAGTAAGCTGGTCTTACTTAACCAGATCACAAGTCACCTTCAAAGCCCTCCTGTATCTGACCTTTCACAGAGTGAGAGTCAAAATCTCAGAAGCGGGAAACGTCTTAATCAAATTCACTAGCCAGCAATTCCTAAAGCCGTTCCTCAGAACAGCACACTGTTCTAACTTGGTCACAGAGACACATCATAGGGTTATCTGCCACTACGTTGGTGATATTACTGAAATTTtagtgaaggaaagaaagaaaaagaggagaggggaaggaaggaaggaaggaaaatgaaacaaagtTCCCAGGACCACTGCTTGCCCAAATGGAAACTTAGAGAAAGCTATTCcttaaggaaggagccctggcggtgcactggttaagcacttggcttctaacggaaaggttggcagttcaaactcaacagCCACTCCAcaaaggaaagatgtggcagtcaccttctgtagagattacagcgttggaaatcctacagggcacttctactctgtcctgtagggtcactgtgagtcggaattgacttgatagaaatgttttgtttttttggggggtgggggggtggggggggtggtgtTTACCCCTTAAGGCACTGTACTGCCATCTGCTGGAAAGTAGTTGTAATAAATGTAGAATCTATGCTGTTTTATGATGCCTGTTTAGATGTGGTGCCTTCGTGCTGTGTACACCTTATTCGACCTTTCATGCTAGCCTCGGATGCTACTTGTTCCCGGGTAATAGGGCTTGAAGGTGATGGTGTTCTCTCCTTCTGCCCTTTTATAGCCAAATCCGATGCCGGTTCTTCATGCGGGGGAATGGCCGCTGCCCCTTCAAGTCTGACTGCATCTACATGCACCAGCTCCCTCCTGAGGCCTCGATCGCTGGTCCTGCCTGGCCTGAGAGTGTGCAGCTGGCCTCTGGGAGTGAGGTGGTAACAGCAGGGATATGGGGCAGGGGAGGCTGCTGGTCATGGCTTATAGCCCCTGCGATACATGCAAAACCTCTGCATGATGTTAATGGTGCTGGCTTAGATATGGCATCTTTGTTCCATGTACAGCCTGCCCAAGCTGACACATCACCCTTGAGTTCCCTGTTTCTGGGACAGTTAGGGTTGAAGCTGATGGGTGTTCCCTGACTTCTCTCTCCACTCCCAGGCACTGAGTCCAGCAGCATTCCTAGGGGCCTCTGAGCTGGAGGACAAAGTGGTCTTCACGGATTATGCCCTGGCCATGGCCTTCTGGGGTTCAGAACGTCTCCTGGATCCCAACAGTTCTTACCATGGCCTCCTATAACCAAGATCAGCTTATGGGAGTGAGGGGCAGAGTTTCATAGGTGGTTGGTCTTTCCTATGGTGGGCATGGTAGGAAGTGAAAGTAGCAAGCCCTTTTCCCCCATGAATTGCCACAGTGACACAGCTGGGGAACTTGGGGAGGGGTGGAGGGTTCCCTGgagctttgatttttaaccttgcTCTTTTGTAGAAGAATTCTGAAAGGAAACCAATAAAATGCACCTGAGCCAGACTGCTGGGGTCTGAAGAGTGATCTCCTCCGAGTCAGTCCAGCAAACCCTCCCCCAACCCCAGACAAAGGGAATAAGGCAGTTTCTGTGTTTAATCTGTTGCCACATCACATGTCATGAAGTCTCTGGAAGAATTCACTGTACGATCATAAGAGAATGAGAGTAGAAAGGGCAAATAACATCAGTATTATGAAAAAAGTAATGACAGCATGGATCCCGTGGAAGGCTCATGAGGATCCCCCAGAGTCCTTTAACCCCACTTTGAGAATCCTTGCCTTGGAACTCTTCCTCCCTGCCCTCCTTCGCACTGGCTGGAATGCACCTTGGTGGGCAGAAGTCATAGCGACCACAGAGTAAAGCTGGTGGTTCAAGACAGGCAGGGCATTCTTGGCCCTATCAACTACTAGCAAGTATGCCAACCCCTTACCCTgctcccctctaccctctccccaccctcatccTCTACCCACCTACCCCAACTTCATACCTTGTACAGCTAGCCATTTGAAGACTGAAAACATCCCCTGTGAAGTCAGAACTGCTAACCTGAGATAGAAGGTGCCTGGAAGTAACTTCTTTCCTGCTATTTTGACCTTTGCAAAGCAAACACTAAGAAATGTTCCTTAAGTCCTCCCTGGCAGTATTAACAACTTGaagtcattttggaaaaaaaaaagtttgactcGAATAGAAACTAGATCGAGCTCAATATACTCCCGTGGCTTCTCATACTATTCAGAATGAAAGCCAAAGTCCTCCCTATGAACTCAAGGCCCTGCATGATCTGGCCTCTTTACTTCTCTGACTTCATCTCCTGTTACTGTCCATCAAGCTTCCTCTGCTTCAGCTGTActtctgccccagggcctttgcacttactgTTCCCCCATCCCTGGAAAGGCCTGCCCCCAGCTATCTGCCTAGCTTTACTCCCTTATCTTCTTCAAGTTCATCTTTCCTGATTGTCCTATTTAAAATTGCCTCACCCTATGATCCTTCTCtgctatattcttttttttttttttaaataatttattttgttgttgttgagaatatacacagcatggATATACACCAATTGAaatttctccatgtacaattcagtgacaatgattacattctttgagttgtgcagccattcttaccctccttttctgagctgttcctcccccactaacataaactcactgccccctaaggttcctatctaatccttcaagttgctgttgtcaatttgatcccgtatagatagatcttaaagtaTAACGCTcgaggcagatattctttactagttaagctaaacttctgtttggttttaagacttcaagggatatttttagtttaaggtttaaggattattttagggcagtagttttgggggttcatccagcctccatggctccagaaaatctgaattccatgagaatttgaaagtccattctacattttcccccttttggtcaggattcgtctatagaatctttgatgaaaatgttcagtaatggtagctaggcaccatccagttctggtctcatggcaaaggaggcagttgttcatgaaggtaGGTAGCCACATATTCTGTTTTTTCCTCTCATTCCTGAGAggaatagagactaattgttgtgccttggatggctgcttacaagcttttaagaccccaagcactacccagcaaactaggaggtaggacaaaagcactaaacacgttattaggccaattaactggaatgtcccatgaaaccatgacggTACACCTCCAAACCACAAAACCAAAttccaccctggtggtgtagtggttaaagagctcagctcctaaccaagaggttggcagtttgaatccaccagtcgctccttggaaacccttatggggcagttctactctgtcctatagggtctctatgagtcggaattgactgaacggcaatgggaagcagcctcagcagctacttttttttttttcttgtcttgcaaatatatctatcacacaacttttgccaattcaaaatTTTACAGGTATaacttattgaaaaaaaaatttattgaaagcaattacaataatcagctgtttaaccctacccttaatcaaggcgatttttccatcactgtaaactgaaactctgtaatccataagcaataacccctccttttcccctcccttccacccctggtaaccgctaataattttggtctctatacatttgcctgttcttgtctttttatataagtgaggtcatacaatatttgcccctttgtgattaacttatttcactcagcataatgtcgtcAGCTCCATATTGTagaatgtatcaagacttcatttctcctactaagTACtgcatatatgtaccacattttgtttatccatcaatCTGTTGATGCGCATTTAGGTTTTCATCTTTGGCTGTTGcaaataacgctgcaatgaacactggtgtacaagtatctgtttgactctgctttcaagtcttctgggcatatacctaggagtggaattgctgggtcatatggtagttctactcttagttttttttttttttttttttgaggacagCCACACTGTTTCCCACAATGGCTGTACGCTGCTATATTCTTCTTGAAAGTACTTAACCACAAACATTCTGGAGAGGACCGAAACCTAAATGCTGCCGTCTTCCGATCTATGGAAGAGGTGAAGTTAGGGTTGGGTGGTACGTGGTGGTCAAGCCCTATCACGAAGCCCATTATCTACAAGCAACGTGAGTCTCAGTTAAAATTAAACGCAGCTTGGGCCCTGAAGGACAATGAAGTCCAAGACATCAACTCTGCCCGCTATTTCACTCATAGCTGGAGGAAGAAAGAGGCAGCGGGTCAGCCGCTTAGGGACCGCTCCACTCAGGCTCCGCTCGCTTATGAAGGTAGGTAGCCACAAATTGCCAGCATAAGCCCTTGCTTGCTTCGCCTGGCCCCGCCCACAAACAGCCCCTTTTCGGGCCGGCACTGCTCAACTCTCTCTCCGCTCGGTCCCGGGACTACACGCTCAGGTTTCGCCCCGCCCACAGCCGTTCTTCCTACCAGGGGAGGACTGACCACTACTGGACCCGCCCCTTCCCACCTACCCTCGGTGCCCTGGCCCCGCCCACAGCCGGGGCTAGCCCCTCCCCTTCCGGCCGCGTGCGCACCCTCGGGCTCACGGCTCCAGCCGCCGGGTTGAGGCGGGTTTCCAAACGCTGTGGAGGCGCCGCAGTGCGCGCTGGAGTGGAGCTGCCTCCGCGTCAGAGCCAGCGCTGgagcctttctctcttttctccggCTTCCGTGCTGAGGCTCAAAACCAGAGCGCGGGGCGGCACCCTGCACCGGGCATGGCGATCCGCCGGGCTGAGGGCGCGGGTCCGGCTCCCTGGGCGCAGCTGGAGGCCCCCGCCCGCCTCCTGCTCCAGGCGCTGCAGGCGGGGCCCGAGGGCACGCGGGGCGGCCTCGGGGTGCTGCGGAAGCTGGGCAGCGGCGGCGGGGAGCCCTTCGGCTGGGGCCGCTTCCTCGAGGCGCTGTGTCGGGAGGAGCCGGTTGTGGAGGGGCCGGACTGCCGCCTGGAGCTGTAAGTCTCCGCTCTCACTAGTGTAAGGGGGGCGCCTCTTTTCATCGACCTGTGAGGCAGGGCTGTGGTTACCCccctttttcttttgcttttcctttttttaatgtattgtgttttacgtgtacaattcaagttagtttctcatacaagaatttatacactgttatgtgaccctagttgctttccctataatgtgatagcacactcctttccacccgaATTTcccgtgtcttttttttttattcaaccagctcctgtccctttttgccttctcatctcgcttcccgacaggagctacccatttaatCTCAGgtatctgcttgagccaagaGAAGCACTCCCTTCACGAATATCATTTCGTGTCCTATAGTCCAGTATAATTTTTGTCTGGAGTTGGGTGCGGGAATTTCGGTTCTGGGCtagcagagagtccgggggcattgacttctggggtccctccagtctcagacctttaagtctggtctttttactagaatttgagctctgcaccccacaTTTTCCCtgttccgtcagggactctccgttgtgttcagggtggtcattggtggtagccaggcaccatctagttcttctggtctcaggctgatggagtctctggtttatgtggccctttccgtctcttggcaaactctggtggcatagtggttaagtgctgcagctgctaatcaaaaggtcagcagttcaaatccactaggcgctccttggggcagttctgttctgtcttatagagtcactatgagtcagaattgactcgagggcaatgggtttgttttgttctgtctcttgggctaatattttccttgtgtctttggtattcttcatgctcctttgctgtgggtgggttgggaccaagtgatgcatcttagatggctgctcactagcttttaagaccccagataacactcaccaaagtggaacacCGAACATTCTCTTAAtagactttgttatgccaattgaactggaagtgccctgaaaccatggtccccagacccccagccCTCTACTCTGtctctcgaagtgtttggttgtattcaggagacGTCttcgtttttggtttagtccagttgtgctgacttcccctaagataattcttgtctaccatctagttaatgaatacctctctccctccctcaccaccctggtaaccatcaaagaatgttttcttctgtgtttaaaccttttttgagttcttataatagtagtctcgtacaatatttgtctttttgcaactaatttcactcagcatgatgccttccagattcatccatgttacgagatgtttcacggattcatcgttgttctttatcattccatagtattccattgtgtgactataccattatttgttcatccatttgTCCTCTGATGGGCACCTacattgtttccatccttttgctactgtgaacggtGCTGCAGTGACCATTGGTgggcatatatctattcttgtgctagctcttatttctctaggatatattccaaggagtgggattgctggatcgtatggtagttctatatctagctttttaagaaagcgccaagtcaatttccaaagtggttataccattttacatttacaCTTGtaccagtgtataagtgtttcagtctctccacaacctctccaacatttattatgttgtgttttttggattaatgctagccttgtcggggtgagatggttatctcattgtggttttcatttgcatttttctaatggctaaagattgtgagcatttcctcatgtatctggtagcccccaaatgtcttctttggtgaagtgcctgttcatatcctttgcctttttgtttttgaagttttgcagtatcttatagattttagagattagacgctgatcagatttatcatagccaaatttttttccccagtctttaggttgtctttttagtcttttgatgaaatcttttgatgagcataagtgtttgatttttaggagctcccagttatctagtttctcttctggtgtttgtgcattgttagtaatgttttgtattctgtttatgccacgtattagggctcctttcATGATCTtgatcgttttagattttatatttagatctttgatccattttgagttagtttttgtgcatggtgtgaggcatgggtcttgtttcattttttttgcagatgaatatccagttttgccagcaccatttgttaaagagactgtattttccccaatCCGTGGACTTTGGGTCtctgtcaaataccagctgctcatgggtggatgaatttatgtcatgattctcaattctgttccattggtctatgtatctattgtaccagtaccaggctgttttgactactgtggcggtataataggttctaaaatcaggtagtgtgaggcttcccactttattcttctccttcagtaatactttacttatccggggcttcttccctttccatatgaagttggtgatttctttctccatcccattaaaaaatgccattggaatttggatcgggattgtatCGTATTTATAGATAGCtttgagtagaatagacattttcacaatgttgactcttcctatccatgagcaaggtatatttttccacttatgtaggtcttttggtttcttgcagtagtgttttgcagtttcctttgtataggtcttttatgtctggttagatttattcctaaatattttatcttcttgggggctattgtaaatggtattgatttggtgatttcctcttcgaagttctctttattggtgtaaaggaatccaactgatttttgtgtggttATCATGTatactgatactttgctgaaatcttcttttagttccagtagtttttttgtggattctttctgCTGCCCCCCttttatagccaaggaaactGAACCAAAATCAAActagttgtcgttgagtcaattccaactcacagcgtaGAACTactcacagggtagaactgcctcatagagtttccaaggagcgcctggtggattcgaactgcgaaccttttggttagcagccatacctcttaaccactacaccaccagggtttccaggcacagGTTAAATGATTCCCCCCATGAGAGCACATGGTAGAGCCCTGGCCCCAGGGACCATGCTGTGCATCCAACAGACcttcattgagcacctactgtgtgccagacagtgCTAGACACCAAGGAGGATACAAAGACGTGACATGCCTTATTTTGGGTGTGAATAAGTCAGTGGAGTCAAATGATTTTGATTGCATACTTTCATCACTAAAATAAATGGACACATGCCTCCAACATAGGCATATTTATGTATACATTGTACACATGTGCCGAAGTATGTATataaagaaatacacaaaaaatagaatttttttttttacataaaacaaGCATGGATCTATTATAGAGTAGGTTCCAACATGAAtttttgagctgaaatggaagatGTCAACGACATTTTGAACAGGATGCTCAGTGAACACTTGTTGAATGACTCCCATGCTGTCCCCCTGTCTGTCCACACTGACTCCTGCAATACTGCCTCCCAGTCCTTCTCCTGTCCACTGCGTCTATCCCCCAGCTCTACCCAGTCTGCCCTGTGCTCACTTCAGCAAGACACTAACTGCTTGCGCCCTCCCAGGAAACCACTGCTGCTGCAATTACCCCGGTTATGCCAAAGGAACCTGATGTCCTTGCTGATGGCTGTCTGGCCATCACTGCCTGAAAACAGGCTCCTCCCTGTGCTGCAGATTGCCCAGCAAGACCCTGACCCCTGGCTACGAGCCCTAGGGGAATTGCTGCAAAGGGATCTAGGAGTTGGGGCCTCCATTGAGGGAGCATCCCCACTGTCCACAAGGTGCCAGAGACAGCTTCAAGGCCTGTGTATGCGGCTGGGTCAGGGGGGCCGGATGTTGAAGTTGCTTCAGGCCCCAGACCC
This is a stretch of genomic DNA from Elephas maximus indicus isolate mEleMax1 chromosome 1, mEleMax1 primary haplotype, whole genome shotgun sequence. It encodes these proteins:
- the LOC126082004 gene encoding E3 ubiquitin-protein ligase makorin-2-like; this translates as MNRQDFSLNIIKACPQCRVHSSYVIPHKFWVSKGPQKEQLIQSFKARTSQIRCRFFMRGNGRCPFKSDCIYMHQLPPEASIAGPAWPESVQLASGSEVVTAGIWGRGGCWSWLIAPAIHAKPLHDVNGAGLDMASLFHVQPAQADTSPLSSLFLGQLGLKLMGVP